DNA from Solanum stenotomum isolate F172 chromosome 3, ASM1918654v1, whole genome shotgun sequence:
GAAAGGGACAATTTGGATATGTTTACTGGTCGTGGTCCATGTTTGAATGGTCCAATCTGTAAAATGAACTTGACTTCTGATGGTACAGGGCAACACCCTGGATGGTATTGTAATTACGTTGAAGTTACTTCTACAGCAGAGCACAAACGATGCAACCAGCAGTTGTTTACCGTCGAGAATTGGCTTGGTGCTGATGTTTTTCCAGATGGGCTAACGGCTATTAAGAACAACTGTGGCCGTAAGTCAGATGAGCAATTCTCTATTTACGATTCTCAGTCCTATCATGTTGTTGatgtaatttaatttgagcTTATAGTGCTTTGTGCCCCCAGGCTCAGAATTTCTCTGTTTCTGTTTGTctatttttttccccttttccctttttcaattaaaataccTCACATTGTGAGTAATTTACATGTTGATCtgatattgtatgatttgtacaTGAAGGTCAATTAGGATAATGGCATGAGTGATACATAACTTAACTGGAAGGATAATTTCCCCTTCATAAGTATTGTAACTCGAcaacattatttttctattgcaGATAATAGACGTACGTACATAACTGGAATGGCaagttatacaaatttaaatgacATAATATATTAACGTGCCTTTTAATTTGGTCTTAGCTAATATTTATATCCTCGAACTTTAGGTGTgcgtgcacaaatagacacttaacttgtataaaattgaataagtagacacatgCATCCTAATTGCATAATTCAAATCACTTCGAGTCTATCTCATGTGAATTGTCATGTAAAACGTGTGTCTACTCATTCAACTTTATGGAATTTTAAGTATTTACTTATGTACAGTCaaagttgaaggacataaatGTCAGCTAAGGCAAAGTTAAAGAAcacgtttatatattatgtcaatGTAAATTGATATCTTCATTGAGGAATTATCTCTCTCATAATATGTACACTATATATGTGTCTTATCCATCACAATCTTATAATCTTATATTCGTATATTCGgtatttgaacaattaaatcAACTTATAATCATGTGTTTGACCAATATTTTGAATCAAATATTTTGGCTTAATAAATGGACATATCTTGAACTTATTAGTAAACTGTATATAGACATTTGAACTGTATATAAACTTATTAGCCCTGATCACATGATATGATacaatattcatattatatatatatatatatatagtaaaaccTCAATAAATTAAGGGAAAAGGGTTTGATATACctctcaactttgtcatttagagctgatatacccctcgttatgaaagtggctcatatatacccctaatgttatacaaatgactcacatatacccttttcctctaacggaagtgaaaaaattaatttaagtttaattttttaatttttaaaaaaaatataatcccatatgggtatatttaatcctcttcaaacatatattatttttttaacttttttttgtttcaatgactaatttagatttattattttgatggtcaaatttatttaagtttccctaatattcttgtaaaatttattatagatgacccaatttttttcttcaaatacaaaaactaaattacaatatatccgaaaaaatagttttaaattataatacagcaacaaaaaaataatttaaatttttttttctttacgctaaggaatgaaagaaaaaaaaataaaaaaagaataagaaactcaaataatgataatcaagaagtcaaaaaataatttatatccGAAAAAATTATAACATACCTTGAAATTTGctagaaaaatcatatatacccctaaatgaattttttaaaaaaatcaaaagtcaaaaatataaatttaaaactatttttttcacttccattaAATGAAgagtatatgtgagctcattttgtaacggtagggaTATATGTGAgtcgtttgtataacggtaagggtatatatgagtaaCTTTCATAACGAAgggcatatcagctccaaatgacagagttgaggggtatatcagacccaTTTTccataaattaatataggtgggacatgaaatattattattttatagagatattatttaatcaagaaattaatatttattaatttaaaagagTGTTTCAACACCGCAAAATTCGTTTGGGGATGAAATCTCAGAGAATTTAAATGAATCCACTTGTAAAAAtgtcattcatgaacttgaactcatgattaatgatctcggTTACCGCAATAAAATGGACGTTAATAACCTGTTGGATGAGTGAAAATGATTAATATTCATAGGTACAGAActtagaagaaattgtggataccattgtaaaaaataatgttgaagATAAAGTAgaagatgatacaatacctTTGGAACAAGTTACTGTCAGAAAACACTTATTACATTTataactcttcacaattttatgatGTAGTTCAAAAATACAACATCGaaacttttggatgcaataagaaaagttagagatgagctCCAACaagattaaaattttaacaaaaatagaACACAATAGAATAATGTTTCACTAAATTGTCTCAGATATATTTGTGCTTTTAacgaattattaatttataatattaatgagaccatatatttatataggggtcttcaaaaaatttattatcttattatcttattatcttatcgaaatgagtgattttttccattgaCACAAGTCAGAAccgaaaaaaaaatattatcttagaaAGGTTATTAATTATTCGAgtgttaatttaaaaattaagaggCTTATGTGGATGATGTATTTATACCTCCAATTTTGAATGTATTGTTAACAAGGAAATGCTGGTCGGACCAAATTTACATCAAGACATCCTAGTTATTCTAGAAAAATGCAGGagtcttactcaactcaagcaACTTCAAGGCCATCTCATCACCATTGGCCACGGACAAACTCAGCTTTATGCATTCAAGCTTGTTCGTTTCTGCACCATCTCTCTCTCCAACCTCAGTTATGGTCGCTTAATCTTCAATTACATCACTGTCCCCAATGTTTACCTTTATACTGCGATGATCACTGCATACACTTCCCTTCCTAATCATAAATCTTCTCTCTTGTTATACCGTGAAATGGTTTGTAGTGGCTTGTCAAAACCCAACCAATTTGTATTCCCAATTATTCTGAAGTCTTTCCCTGAAGTTACAAAGCCTTATGGGGTTGAAATGGCGCATACCCATATTGAGAAGATGGGTTTTGGGAAATACCCTGTTGTGCAGACAGCTCTTTTGGATGCTTATTCGAGGTTTTCGTCTGATATTAGAGTTGCACGCCAGCTGTTTGATGAAATTTCTGAGAAGAATGTGTTTTCATGGACTGCGATGATAGCGGGATATACTAGAGTGGGGCGAATGGGGGATGCTATTTTGCTTTTTGAAGAGGTACCTCAGCATATAAGAGATACTCCTTCTTGGAATTCAATAATTGCAGGATGTACACAAAATGGTTTGTTTAGTGAGGCCATTTCACTGTTACGAAGAATGATTGTTGAGGAAGGGATGATTCAAGGGAATAAGCCTAATGAGGTTACATTTGCATGTGTACTTGGTGCTTGCGGGCACACTGGGATGCTTCAGCTCGGGAAATGTATTCATGGGTACATCTATCGAAATAATCTTCATTTGAATTCTCTTACTGTAAATGCTCTCATTGATATGTATGGAAAATGTGGTAGCTTGAAAGAGGcaagaaatatttttgataaggCTAATAGGGGCAGTTTGACATGTTGGAATTCTATGATCAATTGTTTGGCTCTTCAAGGTCATTGGGAAGGTGCTATTGGAGTTTTCAAAGATATGTTGCGATATGGAGATGATGTAAAACCTGACACAGTGACTTTTATTGGCTTGTTAAGTGCCTGTACTCATGGAGGATTGGTGGAAGAGGGGCTTAGTTATTATGATTTGATGACACGGGTATATGGAATTAACCCTGAAATTGAGCACTATGGGTGTTTAATTGATCTTCTCGGACGAGCAGGTAGGTTTGAGGAAATTATGAAAATCGTGAGCGAGATGCACATAACACCAGATGCAGTTATATGGGGTTCCTTGCTTAATGGGTGCAAAATCCATGGGCGTCTAGACTTGGCAGAATATGCACTAGAAAAATTGATTAGTATTGATCCCAACAATGGTAGTTATTACTCTATGCTTGCTAATTTATATGGGGAGTTGGGAAAGTGGGATGAAGCTCGAAAGGTAAGGAAGATCCTAAACCAGCAGAATGCTTATAAAGCACCCGGTTGCAGTTGGATTGAGCTAGATAGCCAAGTTCATCAGTTTTATTCGGTAGACAAATCTCACCCTAGAATGGAAGAGATATACTCAATTTTGGAATGTTTGTTTGATTTGCATTCACATTAGCATGTACCTTCTTGCTAATTTTAATCTTCCGAAGAGACTCACATTCCTACATCCCTCTTATAACCAAGATCTGATTTAATTTGGAACACCAGTTGCTTCTTGATCAACAGCTTGCGCTGATATGCAGCTTTGGCATATGCGCTAGACACTAGCTAATTCTAGTGCTTCCGGGTTAATCTGGAACTTTATGAAGCAAGAATTAAGGAAAATCATTGATGGAACACTAATGTGATACTCCCACCAAGTCTTTGTTTATTCTGAGCTTGAAGATAATGGTATTCACTTTCTGCATCAGACATTCAAAATATGGAGTTATTCTTAGCTACACGGTATGACATATTGCATCAGACTTTAAGCATATTtatcgcatgtccaaatgcTAATTTCATCTAATGATTTCATATCGCGATatgaaatcgcatgtccaaacgcctacttagaACATCAGCAATCCATATACTTTATGGAAATTTAGACGATATGGTCTGTTAGAAATGCAAATTTATCCTAATATGATTGTATTCTTTGAAAGCTTTGTTAGTCAGTTCTTACACCCTATCTTGTTTAAGGCTAaatgttttatgtattttcttggGATAAGGCATAAGTACctcctagactatgaccgaaatttcagagacacatcttaactaatctaaggtcctattaccccctaaactcattttttgtgtaattttatacaccttttggcttacgtggcacactCCGTGACTCCACTTAAGTGAGGCGCGTGGGAGACATTTGGaggccacgtaggccaaaaaggtgtacaaaattacaaaaaaaataagttagggGGGTAATAGagccttagtttagttaagttgtgtctctgggatttcggtcatagtctaggggtacTAGTGTCTTATCCCTTCTTCTGTTAATAATGAGACTGTTAATGCCAAGCAGGAGGTGCCCTTGAAACTGCAAACTATGTAGGTCTAAATACTTCTCTTTATGAGAACTATTTAAGCTTCCATATCAACTGCAGCTTCTTCACACTGATTATCCAAAAAATAGGAGTCCACTTCTATCTCCATATATTTCACATCGAAGGCACAAGTATTTATTTGCTAGCGTATTCTCCACATGAGGTGTTGTACTGACCTggttgatcattttttttttggatattttcatgaaattacTATTTTGCCCTCCCAATCTTGACCCCAAGCCTCTTACATTTgagttttaaaagtttgtttCGAACTTCGAGTAAAAAGTTGAGAATTTGAGTAAGTTTGTGATTTCGAAAGGCTAAGTTGCTTAAAATTGGTTTTCGGAGTCTTGGAGTTTTGAGTGTCGGAATGGAATTCTGTCGATTCCATTAGTTCCAGAAAGCGGAAATTCAGATTGGGAGTcattttgaggatttgaggtcctaagttggaaATTTGTTGAGATTTTAGCCTTTGGTTTGACTATGGTCAACATTCGGGGTTCGAATGCTCGGATTTGAATTCTGAGAGTTCCATTACATTCGAGGGACACTTTTAGGCATAGGTGAGGTCTCAGTTGAATTTTTAGACGTCCCGAGCTTTATTGGCCTTTTTAGGTGTTATGTTCATTCCTTGTGACTTTCATGCGTTCCGGGTTGAGGAGACCGCAAATTCGTGTTTTGATGGTTCCATTGTGTCTAGAACGTCGAGTTTAGTCAATCTGCATCTATGATTTGTGTGTACGGGGTTCCAAACGAATTTCGAGGGTCCTTTCGATGATTTTTGAGTTGGCTGATTTTTCTGTTCTGGGTTGTTGAAGCCAACGATCGCGGAGGGGTGACCGCATTTGTGGGAGGTCAAAGCTTTGACCTCCACGTTCACGGAGTGTAGGGCGCGTTCGTGGGCTCAGTTATGAGCTGTCTGGCTGCATTTGCGAACAGGGGTGCGCGTTTGTGGAGGACCCCTGGCAGTGTTTTGATTCAAATTCGAGGTTTCTTCCCCATTTTCCATTGGAGTTGTGAGAACTCGGTGGAGGCGATTTCAAGTGACTTTTTCAAGATAAAATAGTTGGGTAACATTTCTTGACATTAAATCTTCAATTACCCATTATTAATATTGGATTTATGTGTTCAAATTGAGATTTTGGATGGATAAATTGGGGGTTTTCGTGAATTTGAGTTGTTGAAGTAAAATTGGGTTTCTGAACTAATTTCAAAACCTTTTTCGAAATGATTTTCTCCAATGAGTTTTGAATGCCTTGAGTAATGTTTTTAATTTCGCATTGAAACCTCAATTtcagaattgggtttttgattttATTGACCCTTTTGTCTAAATTGCTCGAGTTGGGTAGTGTTAATTCCAGAATCTTATTGTGACTACTTGATTGAACTAGATTGTGGGGCATTGGATATCGTTCGAAAGGAGAAGGCTCAAGCTTTGGATTGATTAATTGATTGAATTAAGGCAAGTGGTCTCTTAAACTTTGTAACCTAGTAGAATCATCTATTTTCTTTCATtgtgtgttggggagtaatgggatTGAGGAAGGGCTCATTGTTGCGCTTGcttaatcttaatgaataaGAAAGAGATTAAAGAAAAGGGGACTTGTTGATCATAATGCTTGTGAATTGCCTTGTTGTGACCCCtttttgattgattgatgaagtGCTTTGATGGCTCaaatgtggacttgaattgtcTGAATTGAtgcctttttttttatggtGTGACATTGCTTGTTTGTGTTAATTGTTGAACACcatgatgagacatgtgatatAAGTCAGAAGGGAAATTGTTCCGGCTAGTAATTTTGATATAAACTGGAAatggtttcggctagtgatttgatataaaccCGAAGGAAAATGGTTCCAGCTAATGATTCGATAGAAAACCAAAGGGAAATGGTTCTGGCttgtgatttgatataaatgcGATGAGAAATAGTTCCGGCTAGTGATAATGTgccgaagggaaatggttccggcaAGAGTTTCATTAATTTCAAAGATCATATGCTAATGGGCAGTGAAGGAAAAGGTGGTTGACTCTCTCCTGAATTGTCTTGCAAAAACAACATATGTTGACCAACTGCAATGTTTTCCTATTCAGGTTGTCTAGAGTAAGACAAACATTGTTTAGNaagggaaatggttccggcaagagtttctttaatttcaaagaTCATATGCTAATGGGCAGTGAAGGAAAAGGTGGTTGACTCTCTCCTGAATTGTCTTGCAAAAACAGCATATGTTGACCAACTGCAATGTTTTC
Protein-coding regions in this window:
- the LOC125858155 gene encoding PLAT domain-containing protein 3-like; protein product: MGVAQANQMWFHLTIILFSVSISSISSSELNCVYSVYVRTGQFFASGTDSKIILTLYDADGYGLRIKNLQAWGGLMGEGHDYFERDNLDMFTGRGPCLNGPICKMNLTSDGTGQHPGWYCNYVEVTSTAEHKRCNQQLFTVENWLGADVFPDGLTAIKNNCGRKSDEQFSIYDSQSYHVVDVI
- the LOC125858149 gene encoding pentatricopeptide repeat-containing protein At1g33350 — translated: MLVGPNLHQDILVILEKCRSLTQLKQLQGHLITIGHGQTQLYAFKLVRFCTISLSNLSYGRLIFNYITVPNVYLYTAMITAYTSLPNHKSSLLLYREMVCSGLSKPNQFVFPIILKSFPEVTKPYGVEMAHTHIEKMGFGKYPVVQTALLDAYSRFSSDIRVARQLFDEISEKNVFSWTAMIAGYTRVGRMGDAILLFEEVPQHIRDTPSWNSIIAGCTQNGLFSEAISLLRRMIVEEGMIQGNKPNEVTFACVLGACGHTGMLQLGKCIHGYIYRNNLHLNSLTVNALIDMYGKCGSLKEARNIFDKANRGSLTCWNSMINCLALQGHWEGAIGVFKDMLRYGDDVKPDTVTFIGLLSACTHGGLVEEGLSYYDLMTRVYGINPEIEHYGCLIDLLGRAGRFEEIMKIVSEMHITPDAVIWGSLLNGCKIHGRLDLAEYALEKLISIDPNNGSYYSMLANLYGELGKWDEARKVRKILNQQNAYKAPGCSWIELDSQVHQFYSVDKSHPRMEEIYSILECLFDLHSH